A window of Vulgatibacter sp. genomic DNA:
TCGCGGCGACGAGGCCGGTGCCGGCGACGAGACGAAGGAAGCTGTTCATGGCGTTTCTCCGGTGCACGCTGGCGCTGCTCACAGGTTGAGCTCGAAGCGGACCGTGTCGTCGCCGCCGGGTGCGTCGATCGCCAGGTCGACCACCCAGTAGCCGCCCATGTTGAACTTCATCCCGTCGACCACGTAGGCGCCGCCGCCGAGCGCCTCGCGCACCGCGGGCTGGGTGGGGAGGCCGTGGCCGTGGTCGGGCATCCCGCCGTCGACGCGGATCGTGGCGCCGTCCACCGGGCGCCCCGCGCGATCGCGCAGCTCCACCGTCCAGCTGTGGAGCGCGCGGCGCGGCACCGGGGTGACGTCGGGGCGGTAGCTGACCTCGTACCTCCCGCTCTCGGAGA
This region includes:
- a CDS encoding FixH family protein, with product MTSLRIVLLAVPLALLGGCMLMGGRPNPNANTSTTRFSESGRYEVSYRPDVTPVPRRALHSWTVELRDRAGRPVDGATIRVDGGMPDHGHGLPTQPAVREALGGGAYVVDGMKFNMGGYWVVDLAIDAPGGDDTVRFELNL